A single window of Candidatus Binataceae bacterium DNA harbors:
- a CDS encoding sigma-54 dependent transcriptional regulator → MATLLIVDDEKTIRARLVTFFAGCGHEVQGAESGERAVQLLANGPPFDVVLTDYRMAELNGLELLQQIKRQAPETSVILMTAYGTVENAVTAMKAGAFDYLTKPFSLDQVQHVVERALELRGLREENRRLRGALEELPLLKSHSPAMIELLQTARQAAASDATILLTGDSGTGKNVLARQIHDWSARRTHPFVVVTCTTLSEQLLESELFGHMRGAFTGAMKDKPGRLEAADGGTVFLDEIADLPAVLQSKFLRFLQDQNFERVGGERTLRVDARIVAASNRDLEAELAAHRFREDLFYRLNVIALRVPRLRERREDIIALAEWILRAASLRNRRAPMSLTDAAVEAIRNYSWPGNIRELRNALERAAVLCRSDTIGSDDLPDALFRATTEPPAAAASTNSLEDLERQHIARVLAQSATLEEAAATLGINVTTLWRKRRRYGIE, encoded by the coding sequence ATGGCAACCCTCCTGATCGTGGATGATGAAAAGACTATCCGCGCCCGCCTGGTCACCTTCTTCGCCGGCTGCGGGCACGAAGTTCAGGGGGCCGAAAGCGGCGAGCGCGCTGTACAGCTTTTGGCCAACGGGCCGCCCTTCGATGTCGTCCTGACCGACTATCGCATGGCCGAGCTCAACGGGCTCGAGCTGCTCCAGCAGATCAAGCGCCAGGCGCCGGAGACCTCGGTGATTCTGATGACGGCGTATGGCACCGTCGAAAATGCGGTGACCGCGATGAAGGCCGGTGCCTTCGATTATTTGACCAAGCCGTTCTCGCTGGATCAGGTGCAGCACGTGGTCGAGCGCGCGCTCGAGTTGCGCGGGCTGCGCGAGGAAAACCGCCGCCTGCGCGGCGCGCTCGAGGAGTTGCCGTTGCTCAAGTCGCACAGCCCGGCGATGATCGAATTGCTGCAAACTGCGCGGCAGGCCGCGGCGAGCGACGCCACCATCCTCCTGACCGGCGACAGCGGCACCGGCAAGAACGTGCTGGCGCGCCAGATTCACGACTGGAGCGCGCGGCGCACGCATCCGTTCGTCGTCGTCACCTGCACGACTCTCTCGGAGCAACTCCTCGAGAGCGAGCTCTTCGGCCATATGCGCGGCGCCTTCACCGGCGCGATGAAGGACAAGCCCGGACGGCTCGAAGCGGCGGACGGCGGCACGGTCTTCCTCGACGAAATCGCCGATTTGCCGGCGGTCCTGCAGAGCAAGTTTTTGCGCTTCTTGCAGGATCAGAATTTTGAACGGGTCGGCGGCGAGCGCACGCTGCGCGTCGACGCGCGCATTGTCGCGGCGTCAAACCGCGACCTCGAAGCCGAGCTCGCGGCGCATCGCTTCCGCGAGGATCTCTTCTACCGCCTTAACGTCATCGCGCTGCGCGTGCCGCGCCTGCGCGAGCGCCGCGAAGACATCATCGCGCTGGCGGAGTGGATCCTGCGGGCTGCGAGCCTGCGCAATCGCCGCGCGCCGATGAGCCTGACCGACGCTGCGGTAGAAGCGATCCGGAATTACAGTTGGCCGGGCAATATCCGCGAGCTGCGCAACGCGCTCGAGCGGGCAGCCGTGCTCTGTCGCAGCGACACGATCGGAAGTGACGACCTGCCCGACGCGCTTTTCCGCGCCACTACAGAGCCGCCCGCGGCCGCGGCGTCAACCAACAGCCTCGAAGACCTTGAGCGCCAGCACATCGCGAGGGTGCTCGCGCAAAGCGCCACACTCGAAGAAGCCGCGGCCACGCTCGGCATCAATGTCACCACGTTGTGGCGCAAGCGCCGCCGCTACGGCATCGAATGA
- a CDS encoding ATP-binding protein — protein sequence MRPPRLSARIRNGTLAMLVLTLTIGAFAVPTVHKLGGSIRATLYRNYISIEAAQHMHAALSAVEVAQLRGTLPAVLPSSRATFIYWINVELGDITEVGEDALAHEIQRGGARIFDALDKGRVPAPKEFDRLHQRIDALIEMNQSAMFRADSRTIRMSDRLAFEFAIALVVLLVLGAALSGTLAWSIAKPLAELSEHLRSFSLRGPALRLGPQPLAELEAVASEFNKMAERLEQFEKLNVDRLIYEKGKTEAILESIEDGIVLIDANGIVTHINEIGGIILGVGRDEALGSQFDDLNSNHPHYLRVRAALRGMARQAAEVPRVEVDLHVRGRNHTYVLKPVPLRQEGGQSFGTILILQDITYLRDKDRARTNLVATLSHELKTPLTSLALSAELLERSNGLNAEQREMVGTIRQDIARMSTMANELLDLARGAGAAITLQSAEIDLTQLLEAVTRTFTLQAEQKPLRFETDFDRSTPPIRADPVKLSWVISNLVANALRYTPAGGTIAVSSRSLAQVVQLQVRDSGPGIAAEVRAHLFERFAQWNVNGVAPGAAGLGLAIAKEIVEAHGGRIFVDSELGNGACFTVELPAGSEAAWQPS from the coding sequence ATGAGACCGCCCCGATTAAGCGCGCGGATTCGGAACGGCACGCTGGCGATGCTCGTGCTGACCCTGACCATCGGGGCCTTCGCCGTGCCGACGGTGCATAAGCTCGGCGGCTCGATTCGCGCCACCCTCTATCGCAATTACATCAGTATCGAGGCCGCGCAGCATATGCACGCGGCGCTGAGCGCGGTCGAAGTGGCGCAACTGCGCGGGACCTTGCCGGCAGTGCTGCCGTCGAGCCGCGCGACCTTTATTTATTGGATCAACGTCGAGCTGGGCGATATCACGGAGGTCGGCGAGGACGCCCTCGCGCATGAGATCCAGCGCGGCGGCGCACGCATCTTCGACGCGCTCGATAAAGGTCGGGTGCCCGCTCCCAAGGAATTCGACCGCCTGCATCAGCGCATCGATGCGCTGATTGAGATGAATCAGTCCGCGATGTTCCGTGCCGACAGCCGCACCATTCGCATGAGTGATCGGCTCGCCTTCGAATTCGCGATCGCACTCGTGGTACTGCTGGTGCTCGGCGCGGCGCTCTCCGGTACCCTCGCCTGGAGCATTGCAAAGCCGCTGGCGGAGCTCTCGGAGCATCTGCGCAGCTTCAGCCTGCGCGGCCCGGCCCTGCGCTTGGGTCCGCAGCCGCTGGCCGAACTCGAGGCCGTCGCCTCCGAATTCAACAAGATGGCGGAACGTCTCGAACAATTCGAGAAGCTCAACGTGGACCGCTTGATTTATGAGAAGGGCAAAACCGAGGCGATCCTCGAGAGCATCGAGGACGGCATCGTTTTGATCGACGCGAACGGCATCGTCACGCACATCAATGAGATCGGCGGCATCATCCTCGGGGTCGGGCGCGACGAGGCCCTGGGCAGCCAGTTCGACGATCTCAACAGCAATCATCCGCATTACCTGCGCGTGCGCGCGGCGCTGCGCGGGATGGCGCGGCAGGCCGCGGAGGTGCCACGGGTCGAAGTCGACCTGCACGTGCGCGGACGCAATCACACCTACGTTTTGAAACCGGTGCCGTTGCGTCAGGAAGGCGGCCAGTCGTTCGGCACGATTCTGATTCTCCAGGACATCACCTACCTGCGCGACAAGGACCGCGCACGCACCAACCTCGTCGCGACGCTTTCGCACGAGCTCAAGACCCCGCTGACGTCGCTCGCGTTGTCAGCAGAACTGCTCGAACGCAGTAACGGGTTGAACGCGGAACAGCGCGAGATGGTGGGGACAATCCGTCAGGATATCGCGCGCATGAGCACGATGGCCAACGAGCTGCTCGACCTCGCGCGCGGCGCCGGCGCAGCAATCACGCTGCAAAGTGCTGAAATTGATCTCACGCAGTTGCTCGAGGCCGTGACGCGGACTTTTACGCTGCAGGCCGAACAGAAGCCGCTCCGCTTCGAAACCGACTTCGATCGCTCGACGCCGCCGATTCGCGCCGATCCGGTTAAACTGTCATGGGTGATCTCGAACCTGGTCGCCAATGCGCTGCGCTACACGCCCGCAGGCGGCACGATCGCGGTATCCTCACGCTCGCTGGCGCAGGTGGTGCAATTGCAAGTGCGCGATAGTGGCCCCGGGATCGCCGCCGAGGTGCGCGCGCATCTCTTCGAGCGCTTCGCCCAATGGAACGTCAATGGCGTGGCGCCCGGCGCCGCCGGACTCGGCCTGGCGATCGCCAAGGAGATCGTCGAGGCCCATGGCGGCCGCATCTTCGTCGATAGTGAGTTGGGTAACGGCGCCTGCTTTACCGTCGAGCTGCCCGCAGGGTCGGAGGCGGCATGGCAACCCTCCTGA